A region of the Muricauda sp. MAR_2010_75 genome:
TGGAGGCACTTGGAACGGGATATATAGGTAGACTTCTTTTACGGTTTCTTCTTCTGGAACAGTAGCGTCGTTATCATCAGAATCGGCATTGTTCTCTGTAGCTTGGGAATAATCCCCAAAAACCGGTTCCGAACTGGAGAGGGTAACCTGGGTCATGATGCTTGCCTTCCGTTTTCCATAAACAGGGTCGTTAAAAGTTCCCAATTGGTACAAAGGCAGCCGATTGGTCTGCACGGCAACAATGCTCTTGTTAAAGGCAAAAACATCATATTCTACCGTACCTGTAGTAAAGGGTTCTCCACCTACAACACCTTCTCCTATGGTGTCCAGTTCATCTTCACAAGAAACGGTCATTAAAAATAAAGTTCCAACCAAGGCCGAAACTTTTATCATCCTGGAAAATTTCATGCAATTTATTTTAAAACCTCTGTTTTATAGAAATTTGTGTACGCTTCCTCGGCTTCTTGAAGTGAAACATAGGGCAACACAGGTTTGGAAAGATTGTCTATGTGGTCCTTTAAATCTTCCGACACCTCTTCTGCGGCTAAAATAATGGCATCGGAATAATCTGCCGCAACCTTTAACAAATTATTATAGTCAGGGTGGGAAAGTGATGAAATCTGTTCCTTATCAATACCATCAAAGGCAATTTTATTGATCATTTCAGCATCCAGCTCTCCTTCAAAACTTTTGTTGTAGATAGAGGTGATAATCTTACTATCGGCAAATAGCGGTTCATCCGCATAATACTCCCTAAGATATAAGGGCAGCAAAGAGGCCATCCAACCATGAACATGGATAATATCTGGGGACCAATTCAATTTTTTAACCGTTTCCACCACGCCTTTGGCAAAGAAAATAGCGCGCTCGTCGTTATCCGGGAACAGGTTCCCTTCACTATCCGTAAAGGTCGCCTTTCTTTTAAAGTATTCTTCGTTGTCTATAAAATACACCTGAATACGTTCCTTGGGAATGGATGCCACTTTAATGATCAATGGCATATCCATGTCATTGATGACCAAGTTCATCCCCGATAAACGAATAACTTCGTGCAATTGATGCCTCCTTTCATTGATGTTTCCATATCTTGGCATAAAAATGCGGATTTGGCCGCCGTTGCTATTGACCATGCGGGGCGCTTCATACGACATTAAGGAAACCGGATTCTCTGGGAGGTAAGGAACTAATTCAGAAGATACAAACAATATCTTTTTACCATTCATAAACACTTTCTTTTGTTTATCCGAAAAACGTAGCTGCAAAAGTACAAAAATTATGCTGATTACCAGTATTTATAGTATTTTTGCACGCTTTTAAACCATGTAATGCACATATTTGACCGTAAAAAAGAACTCATGTCCTTCCTTGAAGAAGAGCGCAACAAGAACCGTACCATTGGGCTTGTGCCCACTATGGGCGCCCTTCATAAAGGTCATATCTCCTTGGTTAAAAAAGCACTTTTGGAAAATGATAGGGTTGTGGTCAGTATTTTTGTGAACCCTACCCAATTTGACAAAAAGGATGATCTTGAAAAATATCCCAGAACCTTTGAAAGGGATTTAAAACTTTTGAAGGACGTTTCGGAAAACATCATTGTGTTTGCCCCTTCCATAGATGAAATTTATGGAGAAAACATAAAATCGCAAAACTATGAGTTTGATGGTCTGGACAAAGTCATGGAAGGTGAGTTCAGGGAAGGTCATTTTGATGGTGTGGGCACCATAGTGGAACTGTTCCTTAGAACCGTTTCTCCAGACAAAGCCTATTTTGGTGAAAAGGATTTCCAACAGCTCCAAATCATCCGAAAAATGGCGGCGTCCAAGAAACTGCCATGTGAAATTACAGGGTGCCCCATAGAGCGCGAGCCGCATGGATTGGCCATGAGTTCGCGTAATGAAAGGCTCTCCAAAACGACTAGACAAGAAGCGAGTTTCATTTATGAAACCCTCCAATCTGCCAAGGCAAAATTTGGCACGGAAAGTGCGAGAAATATAATGGATTGGGTAAAGGAGGAATTTAAAAATAATCCGTTGTTTGAGTTGGAATATTTTCAGATTGCCGATGAGGATACGCTCACCCCAATGCTCAAAAAACAAGAAAATAGAAAATATAGGGCGTTCATTGCCGTTTATGCCGATGGTGTTCGCCTAATAGATAATCTAAGATTGAATTGATACATTTGCACCATGCAAGTAGAAGTTGTAAAATCGAAAGTTCACAGAGTAAAGGTAACCGGGGCCGATCTTAATTATATCGGTAGCATTACCATTGATGAGGACATCATGGATGCCGCCAATATTATTAGGGGCGAAAAAGTGCAGATTGTGAACAACAACAACGGCGAACGGCTGGAAACCTATGCCATTCCTGGCCCACGTGGCTCAGGAGAGCTTACCCTTAACGGTGCCGCCGCCCGAAAAGTGGCGGTTGGCGACGTATTGATCCTAATCACCTATGCCTGGATGAGCATTGAAGAGGCCAAGTCATTCAATCCAGCTTTGGTCTTCCCCAACGAAGCCACCAATCTTTTGAACTGATTTTGGGCAAATCCCTGAAAAAATTCCTGAAGATTTTTGTTCCCATAGCCGTTGGGCTGTTTTTGGTGTGGTACTCCTATAACTCCACCACTCCGGAGGAACGCAAACAGATTATCCATTATATTTCAAATGCCAGTCCTTTTTGGGTCACAA
Encoded here:
- a CDS encoding glycogen/starch synthase gives rise to the protein MNGKKILFVSSELVPYLPENPVSLMSYEAPRMVNSNGGQIRIFMPRYGNINERRHQLHEVIRLSGMNLVINDMDMPLIIKVASIPKERIQVYFIDNEEYFKRKATFTDSEGNLFPDNDERAIFFAKGVVETVKKLNWSPDIIHVHGWMASLLPLYLREYYADEPLFADSKIITSIYNKSFEGELDAEMINKIAFDGIDKEQISSLSHPDYNNLLKVAADYSDAIILAAEEVSEDLKDHIDNLSKPVLPYVSLQEAEEAYTNFYKTEVLK
- the panC gene encoding pantoate--beta-alanine ligase, whose amino-acid sequence is MHIFDRKKELMSFLEEERNKNRTIGLVPTMGALHKGHISLVKKALLENDRVVVSIFVNPTQFDKKDDLEKYPRTFERDLKLLKDVSENIIVFAPSIDEIYGENIKSQNYEFDGLDKVMEGEFREGHFDGVGTIVELFLRTVSPDKAYFGEKDFQQLQIIRKMAASKKLPCEITGCPIEREPHGLAMSSRNERLSKTTRQEASFIYETLQSAKAKFGTESARNIMDWVKEEFKNNPLFELEYFQIADEDTLTPMLKKQENRKYRAFIAVYADGVRLIDNLRLN
- the panD gene encoding aspartate 1-decarboxylase; translation: MQVEVVKSKVHRVKVTGADLNYIGSITIDEDIMDAANIIRGEKVQIVNNNNGERLETYAIPGPRGSGELTLNGAAARKVAVGDVLILITYAWMSIEEAKSFNPALVFPNEATNLLN